The Elusimicrobiota bacterium nucleotide sequence GCCTGCGCTCCGGCTGCCACTCGACGCGCCTGCTCGAGGGCCGCGTCGTCGCCAAGACCGGGATCAATTTCGACCACCGTCCCCACCTGACCGAGAAGCGCCGCGGCCGCCAGCTGCGCTGCGTGTCCTGCCATTCGCAGGTCATGGTCGGCAGCCACATCGAGGTCACCTACGACGCCTGCTACCTGTGCCACTTCAAGGGCCAGGGCACGGGCCGCGACCTCAAGCCCATCGGCGGCTGCACCGGCTGTCACCAGGTGCCCAAGAAGGAGTTCAACGTCGGCGGGGCCACCTACCGCCACGCCGAGTTCGTCAACCGCGGCGTCGCCTGCCAGAGCTGCCACCGCGACGTCGTCCGCGGCGAGGGAGCCGCGCCCCGGGACCGCTGCGTGACCTGCCACAACACTCCCGAGACGCTCAAGATGTACGAAGACATCCCGATGCTCCACGAGTCGCACGTCACGGGAAAGAACATCGCCTGCATCCACTGCCACCAGGAGATCCGCCACGGCTTCGCCGACACCGGCGGGCGCCTTCCGTCGATCAAAGGCGAGGCCGTCCCCGGCCAGGCCGTCCAGGCCGCGGCCATGCGCGTGCCGCAGGCCATCTCGAACCACCAGCCGACTCCGACCTTCGAGTGCGGCCTGTGCCACAAGGACAAGCACGCGGGCGAGATCGACTTCTACTCCGGACGGGTCAAGGCCCTCGGCCTGCCCGAGATCCCGAGCCCGATGTTCCTGGCGCGGGTCGACTGCTCCGGCTGCCATTATCAGAAAGAAACGGGAGCAAAGAGCGCCGACGGCCGGGCCGAGGTGAACTTCGTCGCGGGCGACCAGGCCTGCGTGCGCTGCCACGGCCCCAAGTTCGAGGGCATGTGGGGCTCGGTGCGCACCGAGGTGCTCAAGACCGAGGCCGCGCTCGCCGCGAAGGCCGCGGAGACGGCCAAGGCCATCGACGCGATGCCCGAGGCCGGCAGGGCGAAGCCGAAGGCGACGCTCGCCCAGGCGCAGAAGGTCCTCGGCTTCATCGGCAAGAAGCGAGCCGAGCACAACGTCTACCTCGCGTCGGTCGCGCTGCGGCGCGTCGACGCGGACCTCGACGCGGCCGCCGCCCAGGCCGGGGGGAAGGTCGCGGACCTCTCCGACCAGCCGCTGATCTCGGGCTCCTACTGCGCCGTGCTCTGCCACCAGAAGGCGGGCGTGAAGGTCCCGGCGGAGACGGTCCAGCACAAGGGCAAGGTCATGCCGCACTCGATGCACGCGGACATGATGGGCTGCGCCAAGTGCCACGAGCTCGGCGCCCACCGCAAGGCTCCGCTCAAGAAGGGGATCGAGCAGGTCTGCGCCGGCTGCCATCCTGGGCCGTGATTCCGGGAAAGGATTAACCACAAAGACACCGAGACAGTTGCCATTCTTTCCGTTTTTCTCTGTGTCCTTGTGTTTAAACGCCGTTCCCCGTCGACTCCGCCCGGCGGGCGAGCGCGTCGACCATGGCGGAGAAGATGAACTGGTGGAACGGGTACAGCCCGTACCAGTAGGCCGTGCCGAGCAGGCCGTCGGGCGCGAACAGCGCGGTCTGCACGAGGCGGGTGCCGCCCTCCTCGGGGAAGGCCTCCCACTGCAGCCACGCGCGCCCCGGCAGGCGCATCTCGGCCCGCAGGCGCAGCAGGCGCGGGGGCTCGGCCGCCTCGACGCGCCAGAAGTCCAGGGCCTCGCCGGGGAGGATCTCGTCGGGATGCCGCCGCCCGCGGCGCAGGCCCGGCCCGCCCGCGAGGCGGTCGAGGGCGCCGCGCGCGATCCACGCCCACTCCCAGGCGGGCCAGCCCCGGTCGCCGCCCACGCCGCTGAAGGCGCGGAAGACCGCCTCGGGCGAGGCCCGCACCAGGCGCGAGCGCGTCTCGCGCGCCAGGCCCTCGCTATCCTCGAGCTCCGCCGTCGGGCCGTGGCCTAAAGCGCCGCTCCAGCGCGTCTCCACCTCGCCCTTCTCCACGCGCACGAGCGCCAGGGAGACCGCGGTGCGGTAATCGAGCGGGACGACGCCGGGGAAGACCTCCCGGGCGCGGCGCGTGTCGGCGACCAGGTCCTGCATCATCCCCTGGACGATCGGCACGGCCAGCGCGTTCGGGATCGGAGTGAGCGCCCCGATCCAGCGCGCGGCCAGACGGGGCATCAGGGCGGGGACGGTCCAGATGACGCGGCGCAGGCCGCGCAGCTCGGCGTAGGCCTCCACCATGCCGCGGAAGGTGAGGCGGCCGGCGCCGACGTCGACGACGCCCGACGGGGGGAGGTCGGCCGCCAGCGTCAGGTAGGAGAGCACGTCGCGCACGGCGATGGGCTGGACCTCGTGGTCGATCCAGCCGGGCGCGAGCATGAGGGGGAGGCGCTCGGTGAGGTAGCGCACCATCTCGAAGGACGCCGAGCCCGAGCCGACGATGGGTCCCGCGCGCAGCTCGGTCGTCGGCGCGGCCGCGGCGAGGATCGCGCCCACCTCGGCGCGGCTGGCCAGGTGCTCCGAGGCCGCGGCCCGCGGCAGCAGCCCGCCCAGATAGACGACGTGCGCGACGCCGGCCTCGCGCGCCGCCGCGCCGAAGCGCCGCGCGGCCTCCCGGTCGTGCCCGGCGAAGTCCCCGCCGCCGGACATCGAGTGCACGAGGTAGTAGGCGGTGTGCACCCCGCGCAGGGCCTCCGTCAGCCCTTCGCCCGTCCCTAGGTCCGCGCGGACGACCTGGACGCCGTCCGCCCAGGGCCGTCCCACGACGCGGCCGGGATCGCGCACCAGGACGCGGACCGCGCGCCCCGGCCCGAGCAGGCGCGGCACCAGCCGCCCGCCCACGTAGCCCGTCGCGCCCGTCACCAGAAACGTTTTCATCCGTTGAGCGAGAGTCTACTACACTGCGCCTGTGAGCATCGGGACATGAGCGGCTGACGAGACCGCTGGGTTCCTAGATCGCGGTGGCGCGCAGGACGCCGGATTTGTCCGTCAAATAAAGTTCAGAGTAAGTCCCCTCGGGCCGCTTGAAACCGATAACGATGTCTTTGGCGCCTTCCACGGTCGGGACATGGCACGTAGCTCCAAGACGGTGGTAGTCATGGTCCGAAAAACGCACTTTGGCATCAGGGCTACCGTTGGGCTTCCATTTCACGGACGGAACGGGCCACCGATACGCCGACGAACTTCGTCATGGTCCGGATCCGGTCTTCGATTGTCCTCGCGCGGCGGGCGTTCACCCCTGGGGGAGCCGTCATCGCCGCGCGGGGGGGAGGGGGAGCGCCATCGCTTATCGTATTCACGCTTCTCTTTGGCCAGCTGTTTTTGATATTTGGCGAGGAGCTTATCGAACGAGGCCGTATCGGTGATCCCGCTCGACTGAGCGATGATGTGGTATAAGCACGCCCGGTCGCCTCTGTCCGGACCAAACATTGCGTCCAGCTTGGCCGCGCCATGGTCCTGGACCGCGAACGGGTAAATGAGCCGGGCGGCATCATTGCATGCGCGCGGCGGATTGTGCTCGGAATCGTGCACGGCTCCATAGCAGGCGCGGCGGAGAAGAAATGCGATCCGATACTCGTTCGTGGTCAATCTCGCGGTGGTGGTTGCCTTAAAAATCCGAGCTCATTTTGAGCCGAATACCACAGAAAAATTCCGGAACTTCGCTGATATACGGGGGAATAGCCGCATACAGCGGCGGCGGCGTCCCTTTCTTGCCACATGGCCTCTGCGGCGCGTTCCTGCGCGAGGCGCTCTTCTTCAGCTTTACGCGCCTGTCTCTCGCGCTCCGCCTGCGCCTCTCGGGCAAGCCGCTCCCTCTCCGCACGTTCTCGATCCTGCAGCGCCAGCTGCCGCGCGGTCTCGTCCTCGACGTCCTTCGCCAATGCCCTGAATTCGTCGTCGAGGTTAATCTGCCGCTGTTCGTACTCAATTTTCCAGGCGTTTTCCTGCTCGGGTGTAAGATGAACGTCTATGATCGGCTTCCCGGTTTTCACGGCGTTATCGTAATCTCTATACTGCGAATTGAGTTCCTCGATTTCCTTATCTTTCAGGCCGAAAACACGTCCCATAGCCGCATCGGCCTTATAGGCGTCTCTCTCTTCCTCGTCCGGAGTCGCCCAACTGCGGTTTTTCCCGGATTTATCCTTCCAGGACAGACGATTATAGTGGCGCGTTTCGTGATAAATGATATGGGCGAGAAACCCCGGCGGCGTCCCGAAAGCTGTGGAAATTGTCGTAGCCTTTGGTTGAGTTCCTGATTCTACTCGATCGGTGTCTCCTATTTCATCTTACGCCACGGCTAAAGCCTTGAGTGAAACGGCTTCAACGGACGGCACGCCGGTTTGCATCGTCTCGTAGCCGCCGATCTTGCGCATCCGGACCATCCCCGAGGCGACCAGCCCGAACAACAGCACCAGAACCGAGGATTGCGTCGGAAACACGCCCTGCGTCTTCGTGCGGCGACGGAACTCGAGGTTGAGGCGCTCGACGATGTTCGTGGTCTTCAGCGAGCGCCACTGCTTCTTTGGGAAGCGCATGAAGGTCAGCAGGTCCATCCCGGCGTCCTCGAGCGATCTCGCCACGCTCTCGGCCTTCCTGCTCCATTTGCGCATGAACGCGCCGTACGCCGCCTTCGCCTGCTCTATGCCGTCGGCGTTGATGATCGCGTCGTAGTCGGCCTTCACCTCGCCTTGCAGCGACTTCGGCGCGTGCCCGAGCAAGTTCCAGAGCTTGTGCACGGTGCAGCGCTGGATCGGCAGATTCGGCCACAGCTCCAGAAGCGCCCGCGTCAGCCCTTTGTTGCCGTCCACGATGGCCAGCTCCATGCGCTTGAGCCCGCGGTCGGCGAGATCCGTCACGAACCCGCTCCAGGCCGCCGTGCTTTCAACGCCCATGACCGCCAGGCTCAGCAGCACCTTCTCGCCGGTGCCGCGCACGCCGATGGCGACCATGATCGGCAGCCGCTCGGTCTTGCCGCCGCACCTGACGGGCATGAAGGTCGCGTCCAGGTACATGTAGCGGATATCCTCGCGGGACAGATTCCGTTGGCTCCAGTTCTCAAAATACGCCTGGAGCTGCACGATCACGCGCGAGATCGACGACTTCGACAGCGGCGAGTTCTTGAGCAGCGGCCGGATCGCCTGCTTCACCCGCCGCGTGTTGACGCCGCCGAAGTAAAGGCCCAGTAGAGCCGCGTCCACCTCTCGCGTGCGCCGGGCGTAGCGCGGGACGATCTGCGACTGCCATTCGCGGTGTCGTTCACCGTCGAAGACGAGCGCTCGCGGCACCACGAGTTCCGTCGGGCCGAACGAGGTGGTCAGCGTTCGGGTCTTGGTGCCGTTGCGGTAGCCGCGGCACGTCTCGGTTCTCGCGTAGATGCCGGCGCCGAGGAAAGCGGTCAGTTCTTCCTGGGCGACCAGGCTCAGGGCCTGGCGGACGCGGTCACGAGCGACTTCGCTGAGGACGTCCATCGAAAACGGCAACGCCACGGCGGTTGTACGGACGGGTACGGCCTTGATAGACTTCATGTGAGCGTAACCTCCTGGTTCGCCAGCTGCAAACTGGCGTGGTTGTACGGCTTTCTCAACCAGAGGTTACGCTTTTAAATTTCCACAGGAAACGGGACGGTGCCAAACCCCAGGTTTTTCTTGTCCACGGCAATTTGGAAGGTATCTTTCGAAATTAAAACTCGACCATCGAGCAAGGTCACGGCAAACCGCCCTTCCGGCTTGTAGGGATCCATTTTCGTCGCGCCCATGAAATGGGGCTTGCCGTCGGAACCGTCGATGCGTACCGCGAGCTTGACGCCGGGGCCGGAGTCGGTCACCTCGGGGCCCCAGGTCGCTTTCAATCCGGCCATATACTGCATGTCCGCCTCGGCGGGCTGGCCGATCGTGATCTCGTCTTCATGGGTCGGCTTCACATGGTAGAGCTCCGACGTCAGACCGCGGCCTGGGCAGGCATGCGAAACAAAGCGAGTGAGGCGAGCAATACCGCGAGTTTCATCGAGTTTTCTCGTCGTTCGTCAGCGGGCCAAATCCAAAGCAGTAAGCGATTCCGAATGTCAGGCCGACGAAGCAAAGAATGAACGTGTTGTTGAGGGCCACGATGACGGCCTCATCCAGATTCTTCAAATCCGCACCCCATAAAATCGCGACGGTCCATGCCGCCGCGACGATTCCGGTCAGGGCGAGCACCCTCAGCGGGCGAGCGCTGCCGAACGCGCGCGCCGCCGCCCAACTGGCTCCGGGAATCAGCAGAACCGGGATGAGCGCGGGAATCTCATCCGAGTTCCAGGAGGCGTCGCAGAAACGAGCGGGAAGGAATACGGCGAGAAAACCAGCGAGCCCGGTGAGAAGGGCGAAAGCCAGCAAGCTTCGGCCGAAGAATCGGAACCGGCGGGTGAGTTGCGTCGTTCCCGGCCACAGAGTGAGGATCGCCAGGAGCGCCCCAACCGCCCCCAATATCTTGGGCACCCACGGCGGATCTCCGAACAAGGTTTTGAAATCGGATATGAATCCGTCGGCGGATCCCCTCCGGAACCTGAATAGTTTTCCACCGAGAGTCCTTTCGTGCGCGAGGCGCAAGTAATCACTCAACGACCGCGCCAGGACTTGCATTGCAGATTGGTGGGAAAGTGCTCGCTCCTGGTCGAATCCGTCGTCGCCGCGCTTCAAACTGATACCCATCGTGAGGATATAGAACTCGTTCGGAGACTCCGCGTATGTCTGCCACAACTTGTAAGGCCTAATCGTCTCGACATGAAAGGCAGTCAGAGGCCAATCTCCGCCCCCGTTGAAAATCTTGTACTCGGCGCCGGTCTGCTTCAACTCGGATTCCTTAGCGGCCCGGATCGCCTTGAGACTTCGCAGTCCGCCGGGGGCGTCTTTGGGGATGACAACGAGCTCTACGAGCCCCATCGGCGTGAAGCTCTCAGGCTTGTAGTCCGCCTTTTTCGGTTGGAACGGCCTGAACCCGAAATCATCATGGGATTTGCGGTGGAAATAAACCGCTTCCGTTTCGTCGCGCAGTTCCGCCTCGGCGGTCCAGTTATGCGGCAGCTCGATGGTCTCACCGTAATGTCCGACGAAGATCGAGCCGCTCTGTGGGTCCTTGCCAATCGATCCG carries:
- a CDS encoding cytochrome c3 family protein, with product MKSFKIGRWTVTVPMLAAGLVVIFLAATVGSVKYSESPTFCNSCHIMAPYYKAWKDSKHNKVACVECHYPPADKQTLLWKKFQAMSQVAKYVTRTYSSKPFAEVEDASCLRSGCHSTRLLEGRVVAKTGINFDHRPHLTEKRRGRQLRCVSCHSQVMVGSHIEVTYDACYLCHFKGQGTGRDLKPIGGCTGCHQVPKKEFNVGGATYRHAEFVNRGVACQSCHRDVVRGEGAAPRDRCVTCHNTPETLKMYEDIPMLHESHVTGKNIACIHCHQEIRHGFADTGGRLPSIKGEAVPGQAVQAAAMRVPQAISNHQPTPTFECGLCHKDKHAGEIDFYSGRVKALGLPEIPSPMFLARVDCSGCHYQKETGAKSADGRAEVNFVAGDQACVRCHGPKFEGMWGSVRTEVLKTEAALAAKAAETAKAIDAMPEAGRAKPKATLAQAQKVLGFIGKKRAEHNVYLASVALRRVDADLDAAAAQAGGKVADLSDQPLISGSYCAVLCHQKAGVKVPAETVQHKGKVMPHSMHADMMGCAKCHELGAHRKAPLKKGIEQVCAGCHPGP
- a CDS encoding DUF2867 domain-containing protein, with product MKTFLVTGATGYVGGRLVPRLLGPGRAVRVLVRDPGRVVGRPWADGVQVVRADLGTGEGLTEALRGVHTAYYLVHSMSGGGDFAGHDREAARRFGAAAREAGVAHVVYLGGLLPRAAASEHLASRAEVGAILAAAAPTTELRAGPIVGSGSASFEMVRYLTERLPLMLAPGWIDHEVQPIAVRDVLSYLTLAADLPPSGVVDVGAGRLTFRGMVEAYAELRGLRRVIWTVPALMPRLAARWIGALTPIPNALAVPIVQGMMQDLVADTRRAREVFPGVVPLDYRTAVSLALVRVEKGEVETRWSGALGHGPTAELEDSEGLARETRSRLVRASPEAVFRAFSGVGGDRGWPAWEWAWIARGALDRLAGGPGLRRGRRHPDEILPGEALDFWRVEAAEPPRLLRLRAEMRLPGRAWLQWEAFPEEGGTRLVQTALFAPDGLLGTAYWYGLYPFHQFIFSAMVDALARRAESTGNGV
- a CDS encoding IS256 family transposase, translating into MKSIKAVPVRTTAVALPFSMDVLSEVARDRVRQALSLVAQEELTAFLGAGIYARTETCRGYRNGTKTRTLTTSFGPTELVVPRALVFDGERHREWQSQIVPRYARRTREVDAALLGLYFGGVNTRRVKQAIRPLLKNSPLSKSSISRVIVQLQAYFENWSQRNLSREDIRYMYLDATFMPVRCGGKTERLPIMVAIGVRGTGEKVLLSLAVMGVESTAAWSGFVTDLADRGLKRMELAIVDGNKGLTRALLELWPNLPIQRCTVHKLWNLLGHAPKSLQGEVKADYDAIINADGIEQAKAAYGAFMRKWSRKAESVARSLEDAGMDLLTFMRFPKKQWRSLKTTNIVERLNLEFRRRTKTQGVFPTQSSVLVLLFGLVASGMVRMRKIGGYETMQTGVPSVEAVSLKALAVA